A genome region from Schlesneria paludicola DSM 18645 includes the following:
- a CDS encoding fucose isomerase, translating to MNAKTIYLVASGDLRLSANQVCWPAQSAMEESIEKALAAEGYAVKRAHPYDARQKHGFIDSQRKGIEVFREIPADAPLIVAEAVWQYSHHVLAGLSTHRGPILTLANWSGQWPGLVGLLNLNASLTKQGVQYSSLWSKDFTDSFFKAGLHEWLTTGRVTHDTSHVRDLTRLKLPSADEKLGREFARDFRRKKAILGVFDEGCMGMFNAIIPDDLLHATGCFKERLSQSTLFAAMREVSDADAKAVYDWIVARGIRLKLGQDEATELTESQVLLQCKMYIAALRIADDFGCDSIGIQYQQGLKDLAPASDLVEGMLNNVDRPPVKSADGTRVLFDGEALPHFNEVDECAGIDGLVTYRLWRKLGFSPENTLHDLRWGQTYGDDYVWVLLISGAAPPAHFIDGWKGASSERQPPMYFRLGGGTLKGISKPGHIVWSRVFVAEGRLQADIGTAKVVSLPAEETDRRWKETTPAWPIMHAVFDGVSRDQMMARHQSNHIQVVYAPDETQAHRAARVKAAALAELGLEVHLCGDVKLG from the coding sequence ATGAATGCAAAAACAATCTATCTTGTCGCCAGCGGTGACTTGCGACTGTCCGCCAACCAGGTCTGCTGGCCCGCTCAATCGGCGATGGAAGAATCGATTGAAAAGGCGTTGGCGGCGGAAGGCTACGCAGTGAAGCGCGCCCATCCGTATGATGCCCGTCAGAAGCATGGCTTCATTGATTCCCAGCGAAAAGGGATCGAAGTCTTTCGCGAGATTCCCGCAGATGCACCGCTGATCGTTGCTGAAGCGGTCTGGCAGTACTCACATCACGTCCTGGCGGGGCTGTCGACACATCGGGGACCGATCCTGACACTGGCGAACTGGAGCGGCCAATGGCCGGGACTGGTCGGATTGCTGAACCTCAATGCGTCGCTGACCAAGCAGGGTGTGCAGTATTCATCGTTGTGGAGTAAAGACTTCACCGATAGCTTTTTTAAGGCCGGCTTGCACGAATGGTTGACGACGGGACGGGTGACGCACGACACCTCGCACGTTCGTGATTTGACGCGTCTGAAGCTGCCTTCCGCCGACGAAAAGCTCGGTCGTGAATTCGCCCGCGACTTCCGACGCAAGAAGGCAATTCTGGGGGTCTTCGACGAAGGCTGCATGGGAATGTTCAATGCGATCATTCCGGACGATCTGCTGCACGCGACAGGCTGCTTCAAGGAGCGGTTGTCTCAGTCGACGCTATTTGCCGCGATGCGCGAAGTTTCGGACGCGGATGCGAAGGCGGTCTATGACTGGATTGTCGCACGCGGAATTCGACTGAAGTTGGGTCAGGATGAAGCAACGGAACTGACCGAAAGCCAGGTTCTGTTGCAGTGCAAAATGTACATTGCGGCGCTTCGAATCGCCGATGATTTCGGTTGTGATTCGATTGGAATCCAGTATCAGCAAGGCCTGAAGGATCTGGCTCCTGCCAGCGATCTGGTTGAAGGGATGTTGAACAACGTCGATCGTCCACCGGTCAAGTCAGCGGATGGGACCCGCGTGCTGTTCGACGGCGAAGCCCTGCCGCACTTCAACGAAGTCGACGAATGTGCCGGGATCGACGGTTTGGTGACCTATCGCCTATGGCGTAAGCTGGGATTTTCCCCCGAAAACACGCTACACGACTTGCGCTGGGGACAGACCTATGGTGATGACTATGTGTGGGTTCTGTTGATCAGCGGTGCCGCGCCGCCGGCGCACTTCATCGATGGTTGGAAGGGGGCCAGCAGCGAGCGTCAGCCGCCGATGTATTTCCGTCTGGGTGGCGGAACGCTGAAGGGAATCAGTAAGCCCGGCCATATCGTCTGGAGCCGCGTTTTTGTGGCAGAAGGGCGATTGCAAGCGGATATTGGAACGGCCAAGGTCGTGTCGCTACCGGCTGAAGAAACCGATCGACGCTGGAAGGAAACGACACCCGCCTGGCCGATCATGCACGCGGTCTTTGACGGCGTATCGCGCGATCAGATGATGGCGCGGCATCAGTCGAATCATATTCAAGTCGTCTATGCACCGGATGAAACTCAGGCTCATCGTGCGGCCCGCGTCAAAGCGGCGGCATTGGCGGAACTCGGGCTCGAAGTGCACTTGTGCGGCGACGTCAAGCTGGGATAA
- a CDS encoding ribulokinase: MNDSLSLGLDFGTESVRALLVDLKGRERGVAVAKYRHGQITETLPGTGEKLPPDFALQNPQDWIDSTADAVRKALDSSKLSASGIVGIGVDFTSCTMLPALADGTPLGLTEKWRSEKYAWPKLWKHHGAISQTARINQLARERNEPWMDRYGGIIGLEWFFPKMLETLECAPAVYDATQVWLEAGDWFVWQLVGGDAAQLPRSTCQAGYKGMWSREEGFPSKDYLKALNPKLENVVAEKMPGRFLAPGERAGRLTSLMADRLGLPAGIPVSAAIIDAHAGVPGAGACDPDTLVMVMGTSSCHMLNSRVGKNVPGIAGIVKDGILPGFYGYETGQAAVGDAFEWVRRLLGSPDFTVLSKQAAALPPGADGVRCVDWFNGCRTPLMDGSLTGAFTGLTMNHGPAHLFRAVLEASACGLRWIVQTLRDGGVPVRQFVATGGLPHHSPLFLQICADVLNETIIVPDTEQGPALGAAILGALAAGAFPDANSAIKTMTQSLSSRTVSPQPEAARACEQVYAEYLALTKKFS; the protein is encoded by the coding sequence ATGAACGATTCACTCAGTCTCGGTCTTGATTTTGGCACGGAAAGCGTGCGGGCATTACTTGTCGACCTTAAGGGGCGCGAGCGAGGTGTGGCTGTCGCCAAGTATCGGCATGGCCAGATTACCGAGACATTGCCGGGCACGGGCGAAAAGCTGCCGCCCGATTTCGCGCTGCAGAATCCACAAGACTGGATCGATTCCACAGCCGATGCCGTCCGAAAAGCGTTGGATAGCTCGAAATTGTCTGCTTCCGGCATCGTGGGGATTGGTGTTGATTTCACCAGTTGCACCATGCTTCCCGCCTTGGCGGATGGCACTCCGCTGGGGTTGACTGAAAAATGGCGGAGTGAGAAATATGCATGGCCCAAACTGTGGAAGCACCATGGGGCCATCAGCCAGACCGCACGAATTAACCAATTGGCCCGGGAACGGAACGAACCGTGGATGGACCGATATGGAGGGATCATCGGCCTGGAATGGTTCTTTCCGAAGATGCTCGAAACACTCGAATGCGCCCCGGCGGTTTATGACGCGACGCAGGTCTGGCTGGAAGCTGGTGACTGGTTTGTGTGGCAGTTGGTCGGCGGGGATGCTGCTCAACTACCGCGTTCGACCTGCCAGGCGGGCTACAAAGGGATGTGGAGTCGCGAAGAGGGATTTCCGTCGAAAGATTATTTGAAGGCGTTGAATCCCAAGCTGGAAAATGTCGTTGCCGAGAAAATGCCGGGCCGGTTTCTGGCACCGGGTGAACGAGCAGGACGCCTCACCTCGCTGATGGCGGATCGATTGGGGCTACCTGCGGGAATTCCGGTCAGCGCCGCAATTATTGATGCGCATGCGGGGGTGCCGGGTGCCGGTGCCTGCGATCCTGATACTCTCGTCATGGTGATGGGAACGAGCAGTTGTCACATGCTCAATTCCCGCGTGGGGAAGAATGTTCCTGGAATCGCGGGGATCGTGAAAGACGGAATTCTGCCAGGCTTCTACGGCTATGAAACGGGGCAGGCGGCGGTCGGTGATGCCTTTGAGTGGGTTCGCCGGTTGCTTGGTTCACCCGATTTCACCGTTCTCTCAAAACAGGCGGCAGCGCTGCCACCGGGTGCCGACGGTGTTCGCTGCGTCGATTGGTTTAATGGTTGCCGCACCCCACTGATGGATGGTTCGTTGACGGGGGCATTTACGGGCCTGACGATGAATCACGGGCCGGCACACTTGTTCCGAGCGGTCCTCGAGGCGAGTGCTTGCGGTTTGCGGTGGATTGTTCAGACCTTGCGCGATGGCGGGGTGCCCGTCCGCCAGTTCGTCGCGACGGGTGGGTTGCCGCATCACAGTCCCTTGTTCCTTCAGATTTGCGCCGACGTATTGAACGAAACGATCATCGTTCCGGATACCGAACAAGGGCCTGCCCTGGGGGCCGCCATTCTAGGTGCCCTTGCTGCGGGGGCCTTCCCTGATGCAAATTCCGCAATTAAGACGATGACACAGTCGTTGTCGTCACGCACTGTTTCCCCTCAGCCCGAGGCCGCTCGCGCTTGCGAGCAAGTCTATGCTGAATACCTGGCCCTCACGAAAAAGTTCTCTTAA
- a CDS encoding sulfatase, translating to MNRPLRFLGLFLLMSSALNAAEPKKPNVLFIAVDDLNDWVGFLDGNRQTITPNLDRLAARGVKFNRAYCAAPLCNPSRAALMTGVRPFTSGVYTNGNDWRPVISEDLPLTTTFRKAGYHVAGAGKIYHEAFARRSEWDEYLPSPGKDPEPTGDTGVGGIKFAPLDCKDEDLREWKVVNFGIEQLQKKHDKSLFLAVGLFKPHMPWNVPRKYYDLHPLDKIVLPEAPPEDLSDVPPAGIKMANPNGDHKAILESGRWKEAVQAYLAAISFTDGQIGRLLDALDESPERDNTIIVLWGDHGWHLGEKQHWRKFTLWEEATRAPLIWVAPGVTKVGTASDRTVDFMSIYPTLTDLAGIPTPEHVEGQSIRALLANPQAEWSQHAVTTFGLNNHAVRTEGWRYIRYANGDEELYDETADPKEWTNLASRTEYAEKKAKLAALLPTNNAPEVAKQTAARGNRKQREGKTVLGAK from the coding sequence ATGAATCGGCCACTGCGATTCCTTGGTCTTTTTCTTTTGATGTCCTCAGCCCTGAACGCTGCTGAGCCAAAAAAACCGAACGTCCTGTTTATCGCTGTCGACGACCTGAATGACTGGGTCGGCTTTCTAGACGGGAATCGACAAACCATCACTCCTAACCTCGACCGACTCGCCGCACGCGGGGTGAAGTTCAATCGGGCGTACTGCGCCGCACCGCTCTGTAATCCCTCTCGGGCCGCACTCATGACGGGAGTACGCCCATTTACGAGTGGCGTCTATACGAACGGCAACGATTGGCGGCCTGTGATCTCAGAGGATCTGCCACTAACGACGACGTTTCGCAAGGCGGGATATCATGTCGCGGGTGCGGGAAAGATCTATCACGAAGCGTTCGCCCGTAGGTCGGAATGGGACGAATACCTCCCCAGCCCCGGAAAAGATCCCGAGCCCACGGGCGATACCGGGGTGGGCGGCATCAAGTTCGCGCCACTCGACTGCAAGGACGAAGACCTGCGCGAGTGGAAGGTCGTGAACTTTGGCATCGAACAGTTGCAAAAGAAGCATGACAAATCGCTCTTCCTCGCTGTCGGCCTGTTCAAGCCGCACATGCCCTGGAACGTGCCACGCAAATATTATGACCTGCATCCGTTGGACAAAATTGTGCTTCCAGAAGCACCACCGGAAGATCTATCCGATGTTCCTCCTGCTGGCATTAAAATGGCCAATCCCAACGGTGATCATAAGGCCATCCTCGAATCCGGTCGCTGGAAAGAAGCGGTGCAGGCCTATCTCGCGGCGATCTCGTTCACAGACGGACAGATCGGCCGGTTGCTGGATGCGCTCGACGAAAGTCCCGAACGCGATAACACGATCATCGTCCTGTGGGGCGATCACGGTTGGCACCTTGGCGAAAAGCAGCATTGGCGAAAGTTCACCCTGTGGGAAGAAGCGACGCGTGCCCCTTTGATCTGGGTTGCACCCGGAGTGACCAAGGTGGGAACCGCCAGCGATCGCACCGTCGACTTTATGTCGATCTATCCGACACTCACCGATCTGGCCGGAATCCCGACGCCGGAGCATGTCGAAGGCCAGAGCATCCGAGCGTTGCTGGCCAATCCGCAAGCGGAATGGTCACAACACGCGGTCACCACGTTCGGGCTGAATAATCACGCGGTTCGCACGGAAGGGTGGCGATACATTCGCTACGCCAACGGCGACGAAGAACTCTACGACGAGACGGCCGATCCAAAAGAGTGGACGAATCTCGCGAGTCGCACGGAATACGCGGAGAAGAAAGCGAAGCTCGCGGCGCTTCTGCCAACCAACAACGCGCCGGAAGTCGCGAAACAAACGGCAGCGCGTGGAAACCGCAAGCAACGCGAGGGCAAAACGGTTCTCGGAGCGAAGTAA